In Kordia antarctica, the following proteins share a genomic window:
- a CDS encoding tyrosine-type recombinase/integrase has translation MSTFNEILQNEYVIEYNLKAKKDYSQPKVYDANGDLSKRWYVYYSYREPKTDKLKRQPPIYKGANRFDTKAERLEILMAYKLALKKLLSQGYSPYENYKVTEAKIEKIEKEAIKDKSLLPKTNEYNVREALIFALEQKLPYLSRRGKINIKGNLKRFLTWLKDQKLDIITIKELKRREVSIFLNTIKKYDKHRNLTDEPVNAKTRNGYRTSLSSLFSQLVSDDIVAYNIITAIKKLKENPKKHKSYTDSQIRVMREYMDDNDPYLRKFTQFIAYAFLRNVEVCRLKVGDIDLENRRLYVQTKTEAQEVVPIIESLAKVIEQMELHKYKSTDFIFSDSETCGEWNVSEKTKTNHFYDRFAIMKKELQLDTDQTLYSFKHTAASNLYNSLASEGKADEQVLTELMSFTRHKTKSQLRKYLRGIGASLAKDYSNKYTIDF, from the coding sequence ATGTCTACATTTAATGAAATTTTACAAAACGAATACGTTATCGAATACAATTTGAAAGCAAAGAAAGATTATTCACAGCCAAAGGTTTATGATGCAAACGGCGATTTAAGCAAACGTTGGTACGTGTATTACTCCTACCGAGAGCCTAAAACTGATAAATTAAAAAGACAGCCACCTATATATAAAGGAGCAAATCGGTTTGATACAAAAGCAGAGCGCCTTGAAATTTTAATGGCATATAAACTTGCATTGAAGAAGCTGTTATCACAAGGATATAGTCCTTATGAGAATTATAAGGTCACTGAAGCTAAGATAGAAAAAATTGAAAAGGAAGCGATAAAAGACAAAAGTTTACTGCCAAAGACAAATGAATATAACGTTAGAGAAGCCTTGATTTTTGCCCTTGAACAGAAACTCCCCTATTTGTCAAGACGCGGTAAAATAAATATTAAAGGAAATTTAAAACGCTTTTTAACTTGGTTGAAAGATCAAAAATTAGATATCATTACTATAAAGGAACTAAAACGCCGAGAAGTTTCGATTTTTTTAAATACTATTAAGAAGTATGACAAGCATCGTAATTTAACCGATGAACCCGTGAATGCAAAAACACGTAATGGGTACAGAACTTCTCTGTCTTCACTTTTTAGTCAATTGGTAAGTGATGATATTGTAGCCTACAATATTATTACAGCTATTAAGAAGCTAAAAGAAAATCCTAAGAAACATAAATCATATACAGACTCGCAGATTAGAGTAATGCGTGAGTATATGGATGACAATGATCCATATCTTAGAAAGTTTACACAGTTTATTGCGTATGCATTTTTGAGAAATGTAGAAGTATGTCGACTTAAAGTTGGCGACATTGATTTAGAAAATAGAAGATTGTATGTTCAAACCAAAACCGAAGCACAGGAAGTCGTTCCTATTATTGAGAGTTTAGCAAAGGTAATTGAGCAAATGGAACTCCATAAATACAAATCAACTGATTTTATTTTTTCTGATAGCGAAACTTGTGGAGAGTGGAATGTTTCTGAAAAGACTAAAACCAATCATTTTTATGATCGTTTTGCAATAATGAAAAAGGAATTACAACTTGACACCGATCAAACTTTATATTCTTTTAAGCATACTGCCGCATCCAATTTGTATAATTCTTTAGCTTCTGAGGGAAAAGCAGATGAACAAGTACTTACTGAACTGATGAGTTTTACAAGACATAAGACTAAATCGCAACTTCGTAAGTATTTGAGAGGTATTGGCGCTTCACTAGCAAAAGATTATTCAAATAAATATACCATTGATTTTTAA
- a CDS encoding zinc-dependent metalloprotease, which yields MLRKIPLFLLGILLISVTSCSTAKKASASKKGAVASAKPKKKPKKGAIQPYSKVITKDAKSDEGLFTVHELDDKYFYEIPDSLFNREMLMVTRIAKTASGLGFGGGKQNTQVLRWEKNKKQVLLRVVSHSVVAADSLPVHEAVVNSNFEPILYAFPIKAFSKDSLNTVIEVTPLFSKDVKALGIPAFRRRQYKITRLDDSRSYIDKLKSYPLNIETRHIKTYNAGAPPSNNSVGSISVEMSNSMILLPKEPMKRRHFDERVGWFTSGQVDYGLKAQKSETVTFLDRWRLEVKDEDLAKFKRGELVEPKKQIVYYIDRATPEEWKPYIKQGIEDWQVAFEAAGFKNAIIAKDPPTAEEDPDWSPEDVRYSVVRYLASPIPNANGPHVSDPRSGEILESDINWYHNVMSLLRNWFFIQTAAINPDAQTLEFKDEVMGRLIRFVSAHEVGHTLGLPHNMGSSVAYTVENLRSAEFTKKYGTAPSIMDYARFNYVAQPGDEGVALMPNIGPYDKYAISWGYRPILNATTAKDEKKTLDTWILDKAGDPMYRFGAQQRDVVDPSSQTEDLGSDAMKASDYGIKNLQRIVPNLIKWTAEDGKNYDDLDTMYGQVLSQYNRYMGHVSSNIGGVYQHNKTYDQEGAVYTHVDKADQKRALKFINEQLFETPEWLLDENIFNKTKSFGITDRIRATQVRTLNRVLSLGRLSRVMENETLNGNDAYTILNMMKDLRNGIWSELRAGKTIDAYRRNLQRAHIDRLSYLMTAESPNVPARFRSRVTPLNTSQSDLRAVVRAELNTLKRSVRSAIGRTSNQMSKIHLQDALERINLILDPK from the coding sequence ATGTTAAGAAAAATACCATTATTTCTCTTGGGGATACTGTTGATTTCTGTAACTTCTTGTTCAACAGCAAAGAAAGCTTCTGCCAGTAAAAAAGGAGCAGTGGCCTCAGCAAAACCAAAGAAAAAACCAAAAAAAGGAGCCATTCAACCTTATAGTAAAGTAATTACTAAAGATGCTAAAAGCGATGAAGGTCTATTTACTGTTCATGAGTTGGATGATAAATATTTCTACGAAATTCCAGATTCTCTTTTTAATAGAGAAATGCTAATGGTTACTAGAATTGCTAAAACTGCATCAGGTCTTGGTTTTGGTGGAGGAAAACAAAATACGCAAGTGCTTCGTTGGGAAAAAAACAAGAAACAAGTTTTACTACGAGTAGTTTCACATAGTGTTGTGGCTGCTGATTCTTTGCCAGTTCATGAAGCAGTTGTAAATTCTAATTTTGAGCCAATCCTTTATGCATTCCCAATTAAAGCATTTAGCAAAGATTCTTTAAATACAGTTATTGAAGTAACACCTTTGTTTTCTAAAGATGTAAAAGCACTTGGAATTCCTGCATTTAGAAGAAGGCAATATAAAATTACACGATTAGACGATTCTAGATCATATATTGATAAACTGAAGAGTTATCCATTAAACATTGAAACGAGACATATTAAGACATACAATGCTGGAGCTCCACCGTCAAATAATAGTGTAGGTTCTATTTCTGTTGAAATGAGCAATTCTATGATTTTACTACCAAAAGAACCAATGAAGAGACGTCATTTTGATGAACGTGTCGGTTGGTTTACAAGTGGTCAGGTTGATTATGGATTGAAAGCACAAAAGAGTGAAACCGTTACTTTTTTAGATCGTTGGAGATTAGAAGTAAAAGATGAAGATCTTGCAAAGTTCAAAAGAGGAGAACTAGTTGAACCTAAAAAACAAATTGTTTATTATATAGATAGAGCAACTCCAGAAGAGTGGAAACCTTATATTAAACAAGGAATCGAAGATTGGCAAGTGGCTTTCGAAGCGGCAGGTTTCAAAAATGCAATTATTGCTAAAGATCCTCCAACTGCAGAAGAAGATCCAGATTGGAGCCCAGAAGATGTTCGCTATTCAGTAGTACGTTACTTAGCTTCTCCAATTCCAAATGCAAATGGTCCTCACGTAAGTGACCCAAGAAGTGGAGAAATCTTAGAAAGTGACATCAATTGGTATCACAATGTAATGAGTTTATTGAGAAATTGGTTCTTTATCCAAACAGCAGCCATTAATCCTGATGCACAAACATTAGAGTTTAAAGATGAAGTAATGGGACGTTTAATTCGTTTCGTATCTGCGCACGAAGTAGGACATACATTAGGATTACCTCACAATATGGGAAGTAGCGTTGCATATACTGTTGAAAATTTAAGAAGTGCTGAATTCACTAAAAAATACGGAACTGCACCATCTATTATGGATTATGCTCGTTTTAATTACGTAGCTCAACCAGGAGATGAAGGTGTTGCTTTGATGCCAAATATTGGTCCATACGATAAATATGCTATAAGTTGGGGATATCGCCCAATTCTAAATGCAACAACTGCAAAAGATGAAAAGAAAACATTAGATACTTGGATTCTTGATAAAGCTGGAGACCCAATGTATAGATTTGGAGCTCAGCAAAGAGATGTTGTAGATCCAAGTTCTCAAACAGAAGATTTAGGAAGTGATGCGATGAAAGCAAGTGATTATGGAATCAAAAATCTTCAGCGAATTGTTCCTAACCTAATCAAATGGACAGCAGAAGATGGTAAAAATTATGATGACTTAGATACCATGTACGGACAAGTTTTAAGTCAGTACAATCGTTATATGGGACACGTTTCTTCAAATATTGGAGGTGTTTATCAACATAACAAAACATATGATCAAGAAGGAGCTGTATACACTCATGTTGACAAAGCAGATCAAAAAAGAGCATTGAAGTTTATCAATGAGCAATTATTTGAAACACCAGAGTGGTTATTGGATGAAAACATCTTCAATAAAACAAAATCTTTTGGTATTACCGACAGAATTAGAGCAACGCAAGTACGTACGCTAAACAGAGTTTTAAGTTTAGGTAGACTTTCACGTGTGATGGAAAATGAAACCTTAAATGGAAATGATGCTTATACGATTCTTAATATGATGAAAGATTTACGTAACGGAATTTGGTCAGAATTACGTGCTGGAAAAACAATCGATGCGTATCGTCGTAATTTACAAAGAGCACATATTGACAGATTATCATACTTAATGACAGCTGAAAGTCCAAATGTACCAGCTAGATTCAGATCAAGAGTTACACCACTGAATACGAGTCAATCCGACTTACGTGCGGTTGTAAGAGCAGAATTAAACACGCTAAAAAGAAGTGTTAGATCTGCAATTGGACGTACAAGTAATCAGATGAGTAAAATACATTTACAAGATGCATTAGAGCGAATCAATTTAATTTTAGATCCAAAATAA